The following coding sequences are from one Campylobacter sp. RM16187 window:
- the yedE gene encoding YedE family putative selenium transporter, with amino-acid sequence MNTLKWQIVAGGALGIVAALLVFFGNPGNMGVCAACFLRDITGSLGLHRASVVQYMRPEIMGLVIGGFLASVLWTREFAPVTGSSPFLRFFLGVFAMIGCLVFLGCPWRAFLRLGGGDMSALAGFGGLVVGVSFGVMFKKFGYKLDSGASASKAFGILPVVIAIAMFAALIFGFKAGESGALFASVKGPGSQHAAVWISLGAGVLIGVLMHKSKFCSVGAIGHIYKGDFSMFAGLLSIIFFASVANLALGQYKFGFEAQPIAHNNYIWNFLGMALAGLCFSLSEGCPGKHLVQMGAGNLNSVIFVTGMMAGAAFAHNFMLASSPSGITVNAPYAVIVGFVFAVYVGLFKR; translated from the coding sequence ATGAACACTTTAAAATGGCAAATCGTAGCCGGCGGAGCGCTTGGCATAGTGGCTGCTCTTCTTGTATTTTTCGGTAATCCCGGCAACATGGGTGTATGCGCGGCTTGTTTTTTGCGCGATATAACGGGCTCGCTTGGGCTTCACAGAGCAAGCGTCGTGCAGTATATGCGCCCTGAGATTATGGGGCTTGTGATCGGCGGATTTTTAGCAAGCGTGCTTTGGACTAGAGAATTTGCTCCGGTTACTGGCTCATCGCCGTTTTTGCGCTTTTTCTTGGGTGTATTTGCAATGATCGGATGTCTTGTCTTTCTTGGTTGCCCGTGGCGTGCGTTTTTGCGTCTTGGCGGAGGCGATATGAGCGCTCTTGCGGGCTTTGGCGGACTTGTCGTAGGAGTTAGCTTTGGAGTTATGTTTAAGAAATTTGGCTACAAGCTTGATAGCGGAGCTTCTGCTAGCAAGGCGTTTGGAATTTTGCCTGTGGTAATTGCTATTGCTATGTTTGCGGCTTTGATATTTGGCTTTAAAGCAGGCGAAAGCGGCGCGCTATTTGCCTCGGTAAAAGGTCCCGGATCTCAGCATGCAGCGGTTTGGATCTCGCTTGGTGCGGGCGTGCTGATAGGCGTTTTGATGCATAAGAGCAAATTTTGTAGCGTAGGTGCGATCGGACACATTTATAAGGGTGATTTTTCGATGTTTGCGGGGTTGCTTAGCATTATATTTTTTGCAAGCGTTGCAAATTTGGCTCTTGGGCAGTATAAATTCGGCTTTGAAGCTCAGCCCATCGCACACAACAACTACATCTGGAATTTCTTAGGCATGGCGCTTGCAGGGCTTTGCTTTAGCCTTAGCGAAGGGTGTCCCGGTAAGCATCTGGTGCAGATGGGAGCGGGAAATTTAAACTCGGTTATATTTGTTACCGGGATGATGGCGGGAGCTGCTTTTGCGCATAACTTTATGCTGGCAAGTTCGCCAAGTGGCATAACCGTAAATGCGCCTTATGCGGTGATAGTGGGGTTTGTTTTTGCGGTTTATGTAGGGCTTTTTAAAAGGTAA
- a CDS encoding molybdopterin molybdotransferase MoeA, translated as MKEFMSYAASLDILRSTITPWDKVQKVAITEALDRNIAIDVIAADNYPPKPTSAMDGYAFKWSENLSELELITDLPAGTDKGIVVESSKCIKTFTGSLMSEGTDTLVPVENVEVAGSKIIIKKPINKGFAVREVGESYKKGEILIKKGTKIGYAEVALMAELGMFHISVFVRPRVAILATGSEIRDLGEPLLNPAQIHSSNHIAIAQMVRKMGAEPIICEIAKDNADTVKEAIISALKSADILVTTGGISMGDYDFVKGALDQNFKIIIDGAAIKPGRHIKVVKSEDKYIFALPGFPYSAMVMCVLYVRVLINSWFDLPEPKITAIIDEDYKKRSPFLEFTAVNLVNRDGKIYVNLDGKKLGSSAIVNNLLNDAALLIIPKETEFIAKGEAVEVLKMV; from the coding sequence ATGAAAGAATTTATGAGCTATGCAGCCAGCCTTGATATCCTACGCTCGACGATTACACCTTGGGATAAGGTTCAAAAAGTAGCCATCACTGAAGCACTTGATAGAAACATTGCCATAGATGTTATCGCTGCCGATAACTACCCGCCAAAGCCTACTTCGGCTATGGACGGATACGCCTTTAAATGGAGTGAAAATTTAAGCGAGCTAGAGCTCATCACCGACCTTCCTGCAGGCACCGATAAAGGCATCGTCGTAGAGAGCTCAAAGTGCATTAAGACCTTTACGGGCTCGCTTATGAGTGAGGGCACAGACACGCTTGTACCTGTTGAAAATGTCGAAGTCGCAGGCTCTAAAATCATAATAAAAAAGCCGATAAATAAAGGCTTTGCGGTTAGAGAGGTCGGCGAGAGCTATAAAAAAGGCGAAATTCTCATCAAAAAAGGTACTAAAATAGGCTACGCCGAAGTTGCGCTTATGGCTGAGCTTGGGATGTTTCACATAAGTGTATTTGTGCGCCCGAGAGTTGCGATACTAGCTACCGGAAGCGAGATAAGAGATCTTGGCGAGCCGCTTTTAAACCCTGCTCAAATTCACAGCTCAAACCACATCGCAATCGCCCAAATGGTACGCAAAATGGGAGCCGAGCCGATCATCTGTGAGATCGCAAAAGATAACGCCGACACCGTAAAAGAGGCTATCATCAGCGCTTTAAAGAGTGCCGATATATTAGTAACCACAGGCGGCATCAGCATGGGGGATTACGACTTTGTAAAGGGCGCGCTTGATCAAAACTTTAAGATCATCATAGACGGCGCCGCGATAAAACCCGGCAGACACATCAAAGTAGTAAAAAGCGAGGACAAATACATCTTTGCGCTTCCCGGATTTCCGTATTCGGCGATGGTTATGTGCGTGCTTTACGTGCGAGTTTTGATAAACTCTTGGTTTGATCTGCCTGAGCCAAAGATAACCGCGATAATAGACGAAGACTATAAAAAACGCTCGCCGTTTTTGGAATTTACGGCTGTAAATTTAGTAAATCGCGACGGCAAAATTTACGTAAATTTAGACGGCAAGAAGCTTGGAAGCTCCGCGATCGTAAATAACCTCTTAAACGACGCGGCTCTTTTAATCATCCCAAAAGAGACGGAATTCATAGCTAAAGGCGAAGCAGTAGAGGTTCTAAAGATGGTTTAA